In Streptomyces venezuelae, the sequence AGGGCACCTTCGGGATCACCCTGCCGTTCCACACCTCCGGCGCGGTCGTCGCGGCCACGTTCGTCGCCATGCCGTTCCTGGTGATCAGCCTCGAAGGCGCCCTCGGCGGTCTCCGGCAGAGCTACGAGCAGACCGCCGCCTCGCTCGGCGCCTCGCCGGTCCGGGTGTTCTTCACCGTGACGCTGCCCATGGTCGCCCCCGGCCTGATCGCCGGTGCGGCACTGACCTGGGCCCGCGCACTGGGCGAGTTCGGGGCGACCATCACCTTCGCCGGCAACCTGCCCGGCACCACCCAGACCCTGCCGTTGCAGGTGTACCTGCTGCTGCAGGACAAGCCCGAGGCCGCCACCTCCGTCTCGCTGCTGCTCCTCGCGATCGCCATGGGCGTACTGGTCGCCCTGCGCGGACGCTGGACGGGCACCCCGGTGGCCCGCGAGGCCGGTACCGCACCGGTCCCCGAGGAGCCGGCCACCACCGACGCCCGCACCACCGTCGGCGACGACGCCGTCCCGCCCCACGACGGCGGCCGCTGGCCCCTGCGCGCGGCCGTCACCGGCTTCAACGAGCTCACCCTCGACGCCGAACCCGGCACCACCATCGCCGTCGTCGGCGAGAACGGCGCCGGCAAGACCACCCTGCTGCGCGCCCTGCTCGGCCTCACCCCGCGCGCCCACGCCACCCTGCGCCTCGGCGACGACGACGTGACGGCCCTGCCCCCGCACCAGCGCCAGGTGGCCTGGGTGCCGCAGGACGGCGCACTGTTCCCGCACCTGACCGCCGTGGCCAACACCGCGTACGGGCTGCGCGCCCGCGGGGTGCCGCGTACGCGGGCCCGCCGCGAGGCCCTGGACTGGCTGGACCGGCTGGGTGTCCTGCACCTCGCCGACCGCAGGCCCGCGCAGTTGTCCGGCGGCCAGGCCCAGCGGGTGGCCCTCGCCCGGGCGCTGGCCGCCCGCCCCCGGCTCCTCCTCCTGGACGAACCGCTGGCCGCGCTCGACCAGACCACCCGGGCCCAGGTCCGGCACACCCTGCGCACCCACCTGGCCGGCTTCGGCGGCGTCTGCCTCATCGTCACCCACGATCCCGTCGAGGCCGTCTCCCTGGCCGACCGGGTCCTCGTACTGGCCGACGGCCGGGCCCTCCAGGACGCACCGCCCGCCGAGGTAACCCGGCACCCGCGGTCCCCGTGGGTGGCCCGCATGCTGGGGCGCAACGCCTGGCCGGGCACCGCGTCGGCCGACGGGCTCGCTCTCGCGGAGGGCGGCCGGCTGGTGGTCGCCGAGACCCTGCCCCAGGGCACGGAGGCGCTGGCGATCATCGGCCCGGAAGCGGTCTCGGTGCACCGGGACCGCCCGGCCGGCAGCCCCCGCAACGTCTGGCCGGGCACCGTACGGGAGATCACCGCGGTCGGCAGCCGGCTGCGCGTGCTGGTCGCCTCGGCCTCCGTACCCGATCTGGTCGCCGAGATCACCCCCGACGCGGCGGCCGAACTGGGCCTCGGGGACGGCGCTGCCGTGTGGACGAGCGTGAAGGCCACCGAGGTCACCCTCGTACGGCTCTGACGGCGCGGGTCCCGGACGGGCGCGGGTCCCGGCGACGGGCGCGGGTCCCGGACGGGCGCGGGTCCCGGACGGGCGCGGGTCCCGGCGACGGGCGCGGGTCCCGGACGGGCGCGGGTCCCGGACCCCGGGTCCCGGGCGCGGGGGCGCTCCGGGTCCGGGCGGCTCGCGCCGGCCCTCAGGCGGCGTCCTCCGGGGCGGCCAGGGCGAATTCGCACCACACGCACTTCCCACCGCCCCGGGGCTCCACGCCCCACTCGTCCGCGAGGCGGTCGACGAGCATCAGACCGCGCCCCGAGACGGCCCAGTCGCCCGCCTCGCGCCGCCTGGGCAGGGCGCTGCTGCCGTCCTCGACCTCGATCCGGATCCGGCCCTGGGCCGTCAGGCGCATGCTGACGTGGCCGCCGCCGTCCGTGTGCACCAGGGCATTGGTCATCAGCTCGTCCGCCGCCAGTTCGATCTCGTCGGCCCGGTGCCGTGCACCCCAGGCGGCCACCGCCGCCCGGATCAGGTGCCGGGCCAGCGCCGGGGCCTTCGTGTCCCCCGGTTCCAGCCGCTGCTGCAGCGGACCCCCGCCGCGCGGTACGGGGGTGCCGCGGCGGCGCAGCACGAGCATGGCCATGTCGTCCCCGCCGCCCGAGTCGCCGACCAGGTCGCACAGCACGTCGGCGAGTTCCTCCACGTCGGTCGGGCCGCTGTGGACCGCCGCCATGAGCTCGCGCATGCCGGTGTCCTGGTCGGTGCCGGGTCGGTCGATCAGGCCGTCGGTGCACAGCAGCAGGGTGTCCCCGGGGTGCAGTTCGAGGCTGGTGACGGGGTACCCGGAGCCGGAGCCCGGCTGCTCGCGGGGCGGCAGGCCGAGCGGCAGCCCGCCCGCCACCTGGACCCGGTGGACGCTGCCGTCGCCGCGCCGCACGACGGGGTCGAGGTGCCCGGCACGGACCAGGCGGGCCATCCCGGT encodes:
- a CDS encoding ABC transporter permease, producing the protein MSRLRSRTGPHSGERADARARARTRPPLALALPALLAVAFLLLPLIGILVRTQWGELGAHLTSPGVVEALKLSLLVSLWALALSLLLGVPLAWLLARVEFKGKALVRSLVLLPMVLPPTVGGVALLLGFGRRGLLGPWLEGTFGITLPFHTSGAVVAATFVAMPFLVISLEGALGGLRQSYEQTAASLGASPVRVFFTVTLPMVAPGLIAGAALTWARALGEFGATITFAGNLPGTTQTLPLQVYLLLQDKPEAATSVSLLLLAIAMGVLVALRGRWTGTPVAREAGTAPVPEEPATTDARTTVGDDAVPPHDGGRWPLRAAVTGFNELTLDAEPGTTIAVVGENGAGKTTLLRALLGLTPRAHATLRLGDDDVTALPPHQRQVAWVPQDGALFPHLTAVANTAYGLRARGVPRTRARREALDWLDRLGVLHLADRRPAQLSGGQAQRVALARALAARPRLLLLDEPLAALDQTTRAQVRHTLRTHLAGFGGVCLIVTHDPVEAVSLADRVLVLADGRALQDAPPAEVTRHPRSPWVARMLGRNAWPGTASADGLALAEGGRLVVAETLPQGTEALAIIGPEAVSVHRDRPAGSPRNVWPGTVREITAVGSRLRVLVASASVPDLVAEITPDAAAELGLGDGAAVWTSVKATEVTLVRL